The Deltaproteobacteria bacterium genome includes a window with the following:
- a CDS encoding DNA-3-methyladenine glycosylase 2 family protein yields the protein MKVERLTKPAFDRALGILGDRDPDLGCVLSSLGPPPMWVRGPGFPTLVRVILEQQVSLASARAAFKRLRQSVPALTPDRFLELNGERLRQMGFSSQKTRYCRNLAKAITEGSLCLEWLEAMDDDQARAQLVKIKGIGRWTADIYLVMALRRPDVWPMGDLALNAAVERVKRLKARPSWQELMAISETWKPWRAVAARLLWHYYLSNPLVRRYR from the coding sequence ATGAAGGTTGAACGCCTCACAAAACCCGCCTTTGACCGGGCCCTTGGAATACTTGGAGATCGAGACCCTGACCTTGGCTGTGTCCTTTCGAGTCTTGGGCCGCCCCCTATGTGGGTGCGCGGACCAGGCTTTCCGACCCTTGTGCGGGTAATCCTCGAGCAACAGGTTTCTCTTGCTTCTGCCAGGGCGGCTTTCAAGCGGCTCCGGCAATCCGTCCCGGCTCTCACCCCGGACCGGTTCCTCGAACTGAACGGGGAGAGACTGAGGCAGATGGGATTCAGTAGCCAGAAGACCCGATACTGTAGGAACCTCGCCAAGGCAATCACCGAAGGCTCGCTTTGTCTGGAATGGCTGGAGGCGATGGACGACGATCAAGCCCGAGCTCAGTTGGTCAAGATAAAGGGGATCGGTAGATGGACGGCAGACATCTATCTCGTAATGGCTCTTCGACGACCAGATGTCTGGCCCATGGGGGATCTGGCCCTGAATGCAGCTGTCGAGCGGGTCAAGAGGCTTAAGGCACGACCTTCATGGCAAGAGCTCATGGCCATCAGCGAGACCTGGAAACCCTGGCGCGCCGTTGCGGCCCGGCTCTTGTGGCACTACTACCTGAGCAATCCTTTAGTGAGGAGGTACCGATGA
- a CDS encoding DUF4019 domain-containing protein, with protein MARAHGHQRDLETLARRCGPALVALLPEQSFSEEVPMKRRARAMLLVGLLFALLLTPTARCEKAAVQGALDAAEAWLALIDEGKYARSWETAAGYFRRAVTKAQWRRSLKAIREPLGKVLSRELKTKQYTTSLPGAPDGQYVVIQYHTSFEKKSSAVETVTPMVDPDGNWRVSGYYIK; from the coding sequence ATGGCAAGAGCTCATGGCCATCAGCGAGACCTGGAAACCCTGGCGCGCCGTTGCGGCCCGGCTCTTGTGGCACTACTACCTGAGCAATCCTTTAGTGAGGAGGTACCGATGAAAAGAAGAGCAAGAGCGATGCTTCTGGTGGGTCTCCTTTTCGCCCTTCTCCTAACCCCCACGGCAAGATGTGAGAAGGCCGCGGTGCAAGGGGCTCTAGATGCGGCCGAGGCATGGCTGGCCCTGATAGACGAGGGCAAATACGCAAGGAGTTGGGAGACAGCGGCAGGGTACTTCAGGAGGGCCGTAACCAAAGCACAGTGGCGTCGATCTCTGAAGGCAATAAGAGAGCCACTTGGGAAAGTGCTATCCAGAGAGCTCAAAACCAAACAGTACACAACGTCGCTCCCGGGTGCCCCTGATGGCCAGTACGTCGTCATCCAGTACCACACCTCCTTTGAGAAAAAAAGCTCTGCAGTGGAGACGGTCACTCCCATGGTCGATCCGGACGGGAACTGGAGGGTCTCTGGGTACTACATCAAATAG